A single region of the Montipora capricornis isolate CH-2021 chromosome 13, ASM3666992v2, whole genome shotgun sequence genome encodes:
- the LOC138030381 gene encoding uncharacterized protein, producing MLKKGLMCHNKLNRIKYAIGRLQHEILGLIPSTEFATLMEVILHRNHREENRTRARHEQKLKRGDPTVNDNRHEEIKKRWVVNASDRDLEANEISLLRKGMNFAITPRSVPVKEILTAVEQGISNLPRDAKDEVRGDICNIIKNAKAPKTCNLSQGERQAMKQLKENDSILVLPADKGNATVVMNKVDYKEQISSMLQDTKTYLPVTDKRRNPVSSTINLLQRKLGELKKSGNLTEKEYFKIKPSDPVAAAFYGLPKVHKVQLTVKDDHYTLASPSTPIPLRPINSSIGSPTYHVSKYLANLRRPLRSDHGYTIKNSEEFADFVQTQIVRPDEEIVSFDVVSLFTSIPVDLALKVIQSKLESNHTWKDKTKLTKNQIVELTKIVLYNSFFSYEGTLYHQIFGCAMGSPVSVVIANLVMEHVEVQALSTFTAPPRWWFRYVDDSNACIKSAELDHFHRHLNAVNPHIQFTVERAIPVDGKPTIAFLDTNVSTLPSGEVEVQVYRKATHTNKYLAFDSHHPVQHKRSVVSTLMRRANTIPSSEALRTEETSNVQDSLQVNGYPTKFIENAAQPRSGPQSHHPDPAGLAVVPYVQGISDRVKRTLQHFNIRTAFKPIRTLASVFKKPKDRPSEEKIAGIVYRVECKDCDFSYIGESKRCWASRRVEHDPARAASKESAIRQHAERTTHDIHPRYGQILERNETNYKRRIFLESLHSNIDKNSVNERMEFPRAYVPLLRSLGSQNKKQ from the coding sequence atgctaaaaaaggggCTTATGTGCCACAACAAACTTAATAGAATTAAGTACGCTATCGGAAGACTTCAACACGAAATACTCGGTTTAATACCGAGTACAGAATTTGCCACACTAATGGAAGTCATCTTACATCGAAACCATCGGGAGGAAAACAGAACTCGTGCAAGGCACGAACAAAAACTAAAGCGTGGTGACCCAACCGTCAATGACAACAGACacgaagaaataaagaaaagatgGGTTGTAAATGCTTCGGACCGAGACCTGGAAGCAAATGAGATATCACTCCTCAGAAAAGGAATGAACTTCGCAATCACTCCTAGAAGTGTGCCGGTTAAGGAGATTCTAACCGCTGTGGAGCAGGGAATATCGAACTTACCACGAGACGCCAAGGACGAGGTCAGGGGCGATATTTGTAACATCATAAAGAATGCAAAAGCGCCAAAAACTTGCAACTTGAGCCAAGGTGAGCGACAGGCGATGAAACAACTCAAAGAAAACGACAGCATTCTCGTTCTTCCTGCTGACAAAGGAAATGCGACTGTGGTGATGAATAAAGTAGACTACAAGGAGCAGATATCGTCCATGTTACAGGACACAAAAACATACTTACCTGTGACCGATAAGCGACGCAATCCAGTTTCTAGCACCATCAATTTGCTACAAAGGAAGTTAGGAGAACTAAAAAAGTCGGGGAACCTAACGGAGAAAgagtattttaaaatcaaacccAGTGATCCTGTTGCGGCTGCTTTTTATGGCCTTCCAAAAGTGCATAAAGTccagttaacagtaaaagacgACCACTACACCTTGGCCAGTCCGTCCACACCGATACCCCTTAGACCTATCAATAGCAGTATCGGGTCCCCTACCTACCACGTTTCCAAGTATTTGGCGAATTTGCGCAGACCCCTACGTTCAGATCATGGCTACACGATAAAGAACTCAGAGGAATTCGCAGATTTCGTACAGACCCAGATAGTCAGACCAGACGAGGAAATTGTATCTTTCGACGTCGTATCCCTGTTCACTTCGATTCCTGTCGATCTAGCCTTAAAAGTCATCCAAAGCAAGCTGGAGTCGAATCACACCTGGAAAGACAAGACAAAACTGACCAAAAATCAAATTGTGGAGCTGACGAAAATCGTACTGTACAACAGCTTCTTTTCGTATGAGGGGACTCTGTATCACCAAATTTTCGGCTGCGCTATGGGTTCACCCGTGAGCGTAGTCATCGCTAACTTGGTAATGGAACACGTCGAGGTTCAGGCTTTGTCAACATTCACGGCTCCCCCCCGCTGGTGGTTCAGATATGTTGACGATTCAAACGCGTGTATAAAGTCGGCAGAGCTTGACCATTTCCATCGCCATCTTAATGCAGTCAATCCGCACATCCAGTTCACAGTAGAGCGCGCCATACCCGTGGACGGTAAACCCACCATCGCGTTCCTGGATACTAATGTATCCACCCTCCCCAGTGGTGAGGTTGAGGTGCAAGTATACCGAAAAGCCACCCATACCAACAAGTACTTGGCATTTGATTCACACCACCCTGTACAACATAAGAGATCCGTCGTCAGCACGTTGATGCGCCGCGCGAACACCATCCCATCTAGCGAGGCCCTGAGAACAGAGGAAACATCCAACGTCCAGGACAGCCTACAGGTCAATGGATATCCCACCAAATTCATTGAAAATGCTGCCCAACCAAGGTCTGGTCCACAAAGCCACCATCCTGACCCGGCTGGCCTTGCCGTGGTACCCTATGTTCAAGGGATATCGGACAGGGTAAAACGCACACTGCAACATTTCAACATAAGGACTGCTTTTAAGCCCATACGCACACTTGCTTCTGTCTTCAAAAAACCGAAGGACCGTCCATCGGAAGAAAAAATAGCAGGCATCGTTTACAGGGTTGAATGCAAAGACTGCGATTTCTCCTACATTGGTGAGAGCAAACGGTGTTGGGCTTCGAGGAGAGTGGAACATGATCCCGCGCGTGCCGCGAGTAAAGAGTCGGCAATCCGACAACATGCCGAAAGAACCACGCACGACATCCATCCACGCTACGGCCAAATTCttgaaaggaatgaaactaATTACAAGCGCAGAATTTTTCTGGAGTCTTTACACTCAAACATCGATAAGAACTCTGTGAATGAAAGAATGGAGTTCCCAAGGGCATATGTGCCGCTGTTAAGATCTCTTGGGAGCCAAAATAAGAAGCagtga